A segment of the Nitrospina gracilis 3/211 genome:
ACCCTGCGGCGCGGCGGCGAAAAGGTATCGATGTCCACACGCTCCGGCGAGTTCGTCACCCTGGCGGACGTGGTGAAGGAGGTGGGTGTGGATGCAACGCGTTTTTTCTTCCTTATGCGCAGCTCGGACAGTCATCTCGACTTCGACCTCGAACTGGCGAAAAAGGAAACTCCTGAAAACCCGGTGTATTACATCCAGTATGCGCACGCACGTATCTGCAACGTGTTCCGCACCGCGGAAGAGCAGGGTTTCCGCCCCGAGGACTGGGCGGAAGGGGAGTTGTCATCCCTTAAGGAAAACGCCGAGATCGCACTCATCAAGAAAATACTTGCTTACCCCGAGGTCATTGAAAAAAGCGCGGTGGCACAGGAAGTGCACCGCATCCCGTTTTACCTGCATGAACTGGTTGCGATTTTCCACAATTATTACGCCCACCACCGCATCGTGACCGACAACGCAGAGCTCACCCGGGCTCGGTTGTTTCTGATCCACGTTCTGCGCAACGTCATCGTCAGCGGGCTCACCCTCATGGGCGTCACCGCCCCGGAGAAGATGTAGCCCGGTTCCGGCAGTACCGCTCCCCTTCGCAAACCGCGACCCTCAGCTATAAGGGACCCATGGTTTTTAATAAAATTTGTTTAAATTTTAAAAAATCATGTTATACTTGGTCCACATTTAATCACATAAAATCAAAGACTTATAGGGGGAACCCGCGGTGGACCGCCAATGTGAGGGGCTGTCATGAACCTGAAAACCCGCTTCATCCTGATCCTGTTTTTTATCGCCATCGGTGCCGGTACCGGTTATGCCTGGCGCAGTGATATTTTTGCTCCCTCCCTGGAAAGCGAGAATCCTTCTGAAGCAGTGAAGAAGGTACGGGCCATCAAACCCGATAACCTTAAAAATAAATTGCAGGATGTGGTTCCTGCTCCCGAGGTCAAAAACGACTTCACGTTTTTCGACACGCTCACGGACGTCAGCCAGAACCGGTTTATCGACCTGGATGGAAACATTATCCAGATGGAAGGCTACGAACAGGAATCGCCGGTCGATGAGTCTGAAGCGGAAGCCGGCGAACCGGTTGTGGGGCCGGAGGAGCCGGTAATAGCCTTACCCGAATCGGAGCCGGTGCAGGTGGTGCAGAAAAAAACGGAGACAAGTCTGGAAAAGAAAATCAGGGAACTCGAAGCGCTGGTCGATGATTCGGGAAAAACCATGCCAAGCCAAACCGGGTCTGGCGAATCTTCCATTGAGAAGCCGGTTGCGAATGAATCCACTGTCAGCTCATCCGGTGATGCCCGTTTCCAGGTTCAGGTCAGTTCATTCCGGGAAGTGGAGCGTGCCCGGGTGTTGAAAGAGAAGCTGCAGAAAAAAGGCTACCCTGCGTTTTACACACCGGTGGATTTGCCTGGCAAAGGGGTCTGGTACCGGGTGTTTTTAGGTGAGTTTGAAAGGCGCGGTGCGGCAGAGGAGGCGGCGCGTCTGGCCCGCATGCGGGATTCTCTCCAAACCATGATCCTCACTCTTCAGTAGGAGAGTCCCCCACGTCGATGTAGCGGTCGGTGTTGTTGAATTGCTGAAGAACCTCGACCGGGTCCATTTCCCGTTTGCCCCCGTAAAATCCCTCCTCATTCTCAAATACGGTGTTGAAGCGGTAACCCTTGGTATCGTTCTGGTAGAGCTTGCGGCGTTCTTCCTTTCCCTCGAACGTGAAATTCAGTGTTGCGGTTTTCCCCTTTTCAATTGTGATGGTTCCGGTCTGGGTCGGGATGAATGGATGCCACGCCATCACTTCGTAGGTTCCGGGAGGGATATCGTGGATTTCAAAGTTGCCTTCTGCATCCGTCACCGCATAGTAGGGATTGGCAACCATAAGGCCCCGCGTCTGAATGAAGGGGTGCAGGTTGCATTTCAAGATCAACTCCGGTGACCCCGGTTTCATGAACAGCGAGCGCACCTGCGAGGAGTGGGGCATGGTGTTTTTGTTCGACACCTGGTACTTGTACACACCATTGACCTCATAGAGCGCCATCTCATGCTTGATGGGGTCAGTGTTTTCAAGCAGAAGGTCCTCCCCGTTTTTGAATCCGATTACATATTGGTCCGCCTGGCAACGACTGATGGTGACGTTGGTCATCTTGCGGGGAAACGGTTTTCCCTTTTCCACATTGAGGATCGCGATGACCGTATCACTCAACGCCCCTGTGTCGTTCACCACGAAATCGTGAAGGATGCGGTGACCCTGGCCGTCTGAAATGCGGGAACAGTATTTTATGTTGGGGATGTTGATCAGGTGGAACACCCGCGGTTTGGGAATGGAGCCCCTCATGCGAACCTTCCCCTTCAACGAGCCCCCGTCATCCACCGCCGCGATTTTGTATTCCGGCGTCAACTGGAAGTAAAGTTTTCGTGCCAGCGTGTTGTTACGGCGGTAGAGTTTGGTGACCTGGGCCAGCGCCTTGTCATGGGCGCCCATGTGTTCGTAGATGAGGCCAAGGTCGTAATCTGCAAACTTGAGTTGGGAATCCATCTCGAGCGCCAGTTCGATTTCTTTCGCGGCATCGGCCAGCAGATTGACCTTGGCAAACGTCAATCCACGAAGGTAACGGAATTCCGCATTGTCGTATCCCATTTGCAGGGCTTTTTCAAAAGCCAGCAGGGCTTCCATGTTGCGTTCCGCGCGGCTTAAAGCCACACCCAGATTGGCCTGAATCCAGTTGTTGTCCGGTTGCTCCTCCAGTGCTTTTTGGAATGCCTCCACCGCCTCCGGCCATTTTCCAAGCAGACTCATTTCCTGAGCCCTTTTCAGGTGAGGGGTGGAATCGAAGTCACCGGCAAAACTGCCTGCGGGCAGAGCCAGGCTGAACGCCAAAACAAGAATGGAAACTTTCAAACGGAACATAAAAACAGGCCAACCAAATAAAAGTTATGGGTCTTCCGGTACCGCCCGCCAATCCAAACCAAACAGCGGCCAATGGGCTTGCCAAGCAGGTATCCGGTAACGGTATAATACCCTAAACCACGAATCAGTTTAAATGGGGAACCCCATTGAACTCCCTTTTATTTAGAGAAAGTACACCCGTGAAGCAAATCCCGACTCCTGGTCAGAACGGAGGCGACGCTGCAATCGATCCGTTCTGGATGCCGTTCAAACCTCATGTTCTGGTTCCCGGACCCGTGGCTCAAACCATTACAAGTTCGCAATGGACCGGCGATACGCGCATTGCTCCCCGAACGATCCACAAAATCCGGCTGGAGAAAAACGCCGTGCTGGCGCTTCTGGAACTGAAACCACAGGCTCCGGGTCGCCCACTTGTATTGTTGATGCACGGGATGGGAGGGTGCAGTGAGTCGGCTTACATCCGGCGGATTGCAAGCAAGCTGGGGCAGGAGGGGTACGGTGTGTTCATGATGAACCACCGGGGGAGCGGGCCCGGCATGGGCTTGTGCGACCGTCTGTTCAATGGCGGCTCCAGCGGCGATCTGGAAGCAGTCCTGCAGTTCATTGCAGACCGTTACCCGGATTCGCCCCTGCTCGCGATCGGGTTTTCCCTGAGCGGAAATATCCTGCTGAAATTCCTGGGGGAAGGGCGCGAACCCATTCCGCAATTGCACGCCACTTTCGCGGTGAATCCTCCCGTCGACCTGAAAGCGGCCAGCCGCGCCATCAGTCACGGACCTTTCGCCCGCACGTTCAACCGTTACTATCTGGGGCTCATGTACAACCAGTTGGATGCGTTGCGTGAATGTTTTCCCAATGCCTTCGCCCCTGCGAAACGGGCGCGGTCCATCTGGGAATTTGATGAACTTTATACCGCTCCCGCGGCAGGATACGCTACGGTGGAGGACTATTACGACACGTGCAGTTCGCGTCAGTTTCTTGGCCAAATCCGCATCCCCACCACCATTCTGTGTTCGCAGGACGATCCGTTCATTCCGCCCTCGGTATTCGAAGGCATTGAATCCGCAACGCATGTACGATTTGTGAATCCGAAGGCGGGCGGCCACATGGGATACATCGCGCGTAAATGCACTCCCTTTGGGAACCGTCGGTGGATGGACTACGTCTGTGTCGAATGGGTGCGAGCCCACACACCCAAAACGGAAAGGTAAGAAAATGGAAACGATTCAACCGTGGTGGGTGAACATGCGAAGTTTGTCGGCGGTGCGGTTGAAGTTCATGAAAAATCATTTTGGCCGGCCCAACAGGGACAAGGTTACACGCTGGCTGCTGATCGGTACCCTGGGCACGCTGTTTCTCATTGCCGACTACATTTTCTTCTACCGTATGGTGGCTTACCTCGATGGACTGCCCTTGCGCGTCGGGGAGGAACTGATCGTTCAGTTACTGAACGTGGTTTTCCTCACCTTGTTCGCCATGCTGTTGTTCTCGACCATCATCGCTGCGTTGGCTATTTATTACGTTTCTTCCGATCTGGAGTTCCTGCATTCCCTTCCCATGGTGCCGGATGCGATCATACACGTGCGATTCGTGCAAACCCTTATCAACGCATCGTGGGTGGTGCTGGTGTTTTCACTCCCCATGTTCATCGCCTACGGATTTTACTTCAAGGTCACCGCGTCCTATTACATTTATTTGCTGGCATCGTTCCTGCCGTTTGTGGTGTTGCCCTGCGCGCTGGGTGTGCTGGGCATCATGGTGTTGATGCGGTTCTTCCCCACCGACAAGGCGCATCAGATCCTGTCTTTTCTTGGCCTGTTTTTCGTCGCCGGACTGGTGGCGTTTCTCCGGTTTTTGTCCCCGGAGAAATTTTTCGACAAGAAAGTGTCGGATGAAGTGATCATTGATTTTGTTGAGAGCCTGCGCGTACCGGAGTTTCCGTATCTGCCTTCCAGCTGGATCACGCGGGGACTGACGGCATGGACCGAAGCCAATTTTGAAATCAGTTTTGGGCGTTTGGGTTTTCTGTATGCCGCCGCGGGGGTGGGGCTGATCCTGTTCGCGTGGATCAGCCGCCAGATTTATTTTCCCGGATGGCGTAGTTACCAGGAGGTGAAAAACACCCCACGCACCAAAAACAAAAACAACGGCCGCCGGAAGCCGCTTCTTTCATATTTGCCCATCGAACCGATGAAGCAGGCGCTGATTTCGAAGGATCTCAAAGTGTTCGCCCGCGATCCGGCACACTGGTCACAAATATTCATTTTGCTGGTTCTGGTGTTCGTGTACATCTTCAATATCATGAACCTTCCGCTCGATAACCTGGTTCTCAAGAACGTGGTGTCGGTGCTCAATATCGGGTTGATCGGATTCGTGCTTTCCGCCCTGATCGCACGTTTTGTTTTTTCGTCGATCAGTATCGAAGGAAAGAAAATGTGGACGCTCTACACCGCGCCGGTGGACATGCGCAGTTTCCTGGTAGCCAAGTTCTGGATGTACTGGCCTCCGCTGCTGCTGGTGGCGGAAATATTGACCGTGGCTTCCAATTATATTTTGCAGGTGGATGCCTACGTGATGAAGGTGTCTGTTGTTGGCGTTCTTTTAATCACCACCGGGCTGGTTGGAATGGGCGTCGGCATGGGGGCGATGTATCCCCGGTTCGATCACGAAAACATGTCGGAGATCTCCACGGGCACCGGCGGGATCCTGTTCATGATTTCCAGCCTGGCCTACGTCATGCTGGTTCTGGTTTTGAGCGCCCGTCCGATGTACGTTCACTTCAACGAAAAGTTTTTGTTCAAGTTTGTGGGCGGCATCGAGGTCCCGGTATTTTACGGTACGATCGTGGCGCTCACGGTACTGGTCACGTGGATTCCTATGAAACGGGGCATCCGCGCCCTGCGCACCATGGATATTTAAGGGGCGCCTTACAAGGTGTTGAATGGAACTGTTTCCTGAACTGGAAAACGAAAACAACCGCCTGCCGCAGGCGCCGTTGGCGGACCGGATGCGCCCGGCGGACTGGCAGGAATTGTTCGGCCACGAGCACCTGGTGGGGGAGAGCAGTCCCCTGCGCCGCCTCATCGAAAAGGACACGGGGCTGTCGTTTATCCTGTGGGGACCGCCGGGTTGCGGCAAGACCACCATCGCCCGCATCGTGGCTCGAGTCACTCAGAGCCAGTTCTTCGAGATCAGCGCCGTCAACGCCGGAGTGAAGGACATCCGCGACATCATCGAGACCGCGCAGAAATTGTGGAAAAGTCAAAAACGCAGGACGGTTCTGTTCATTGACGAGATTCACCGGTTCAACAAGGCCCAGCAGGACGCGGTTCTGCCCTACGTCGAGAACGGCACCATCCGCATGATCGGCTCGACCACGGAAAACCCGTCGTTCGAGGTGATCCCGGCGCTCCGCTCCCGATGCCAGGTTTTCCGGCTGGGTTACCTGAGTGCGGACGACGTGCGCGGCATCCTGGAGAGGGCAATGAAGGACCGTGACCACGGATTGGGACGTTACCCGGTCGCTTTCGACGACGAGGCCCTGCACCTGATCGTCAGCCACTCCAACGGTGACGCCCGACGGGCGCTGAATGTGCTCGATTCCGCCGTCAGCTATCACCTGCAGAAAGACCCGGAAGCAGCGACGCCGGTGGACCGGGAGATGATCGAGAGCATCATCCAGCGCTGTGCCGTGCTTTACGACAAAGACGGCACCGAGCATTTCGATCACGCCTCCGCATTTCAGAAAAGTTTACGTGGATCGGACCCCGACGCGGCGATATACTGGCTGGCCAAAATGATCGCCGGAGGCGAGGACCCGAAGTTCATCGCCCGGCGTCTGGTGGTGACCGCCGCTGAGGACGTGGGAAATGCCGACCCGATGGCGCTGGTCGTGGCCAATGCCGCCGCCGATGCGGTGGAACGCATCGGCCTGCCGGAAGCGCGGATTCCCCTGGCACAGGCGGTCATTTACGTGGCGCGGGCCCCCAAGGACAACTCCGCTATCACGGCCATCGACAGCGCGCTCAGTGATATCGAAAACAAGGGTCTTTCCTACCCGGTGCCGGATCACCTGAAGGATGCCCACTACCGGGACGACCAAAAAATACGGGTATGGGGTGAACTACAAGTACCCCCACGATTATCCGGATGGCAAGGTCGATCAACAATACCTGCCCACTGAATTGCGGGGAAAAAAGTATCTCCCGGATGACAAACGGGACGAAACTTGATATATCAGATGGGTTTATCCGAATCACGGAAAGGTTTTTTAGCAGGATGACATCGCGAACGAAATTCAACACGGTAGAGGACATTTTCGAAGGCCGCCTGCGCGGCAACCAGGCCATGTTCAGCGGACTTGGCCTGTCGGCGGAAGAGGCGCGCCTGTTGTGGCAGTCGGAGCGCATGAAGGAGGTCAACTGGCTGGACCTCGACGACAACGAACTGGGCGACGATGGCGTGCGCGAGCTTGCGGAATGCAGCCTTCTCTCCAATGTTCAGTACCTCAACCTCAATAAAAACGGCGTGACCGACCGGGGGCTCCAGTACCTTGCTGAATCGAAATGCCTGCCTCTGCTCAAAAGGCTGCATTTGAAGGACAACTCCATCGAAGGCAAAGGCGTGGTGGCGCTGTTCGAGTCGCAGACGCTGGACAATCTTTCGACCTTCCAAATCAATTCCGGCTGGACCTGCAAAAAACGTGAAGGCTGGCGGTACAATCCGCAGTTCTGAGTCTATGCTGGAACTCCCACACAGGTATCAGGTACACGTCCATATTGCTGGAGAGGACCGTCCCGGGATCCTTTCGAAAGCGCTGGAGTCCGTCGTGGAGTGCGAAGCGCTGGTGGTGGACATCAAGCAGTTCGTGTTCAGCGGACTGCTGAACCTTTCTCTCCTGCTTGAAAGCAGTGACAGTGAGATCCTTTTGCAGCTGGAAGAGAAATTTGCGGCTTACAGCAAACGCTCCGGCCTCAAGATCAATGTCTATCCGTGGCGGCCGGGTTACCGTCCGGAAGCGCCGTATTGTCACCGGCTGGTGATCACCGTTCTCGGGCGGCGCATCGGCACCATCGCCTTTCTCGAGCTGACCCGCACCATCGCCGAACTCGACATCAACATCCCGCGCATCGAACAGCTGGATTACGGCGATTACCACGTGCTCGAA
Coding sequences within it:
- a CDS encoding putative ABC transporter permease subunit produces the protein METIQPWWVNMRSLSAVRLKFMKNHFGRPNRDKVTRWLLIGTLGTLFLIADYIFFYRMVAYLDGLPLRVGEELIVQLLNVVFLTLFAMLLFSTIIAALAIYYVSSDLEFLHSLPMVPDAIIHVRFVQTLINASWVVLVFSLPMFIAYGFYFKVTASYYIYLLASFLPFVVLPCALGVLGIMVLMRFFPTDKAHQILSFLGLFFVAGLVAFLRFLSPEKFFDKKVSDEVIIDFVESLRVPEFPYLPSSWITRGLTAWTEANFEISFGRLGFLYAAAGVGLILFAWISRQIYFPGWRSYQEVKNTPRTKNKNNGRRKPLLSYLPIEPMKQALISKDLKVFARDPAHWSQIFILLVLVFVYIFNIMNLPLDNLVLKNVVSVLNIGLIGFVLSALIARFVFSSISIEGKKMWTLYTAPVDMRSFLVAKFWMYWPPLLLVAEILTVASNYILQVDAYVMKVSVVGVLLITTGLVGMGVGMGAMYPRFDHENMSEISTGTGGILFMISSLAYVMLVLVLSARPMYVHFNEKFLFKFVGGIEVPVFYGTIVALTVLVTWIPMKRGIRALRTMDI
- a CDS encoding SPOR domain-containing protein, with amino-acid sequence MNLKTRFILILFFIAIGAGTGYAWRSDIFAPSLESENPSEAVKKVRAIKPDNLKNKLQDVVPAPEVKNDFTFFDTLTDVSQNRFIDLDGNIIQMEGYEQESPVDESEAEAGEPVVGPEEPVIALPESEPVQVVQKKTETSLEKKIRELEALVDDSGKTMPSQTGSGESSIEKPVANESTVSSSGDARFQVQVSSFREVERARVLKEKLQKKGYPAFYTPVDLPGKGVWYRVFLGEFERRGAAEEAARLARMRDSLQTMILTLQ
- a CDS encoding YheT family hydrolase; this translates as MKQIPTPGQNGGDAAIDPFWMPFKPHVLVPGPVAQTITSSQWTGDTRIAPRTIHKIRLEKNAVLALLELKPQAPGRPLVLLMHGMGGCSESAYIRRIASKLGQEGYGVFMMNHRGSGPGMGLCDRLFNGGSSGDLEAVLQFIADRYPDSPLLAIGFSLSGNILLKFLGEGREPIPQLHATFAVNPPVDLKAASRAISHGPFARTFNRYYLGLMYNQLDALRECFPNAFAPAKRARSIWEFDELYTAPAAGYATVEDYYDTCSSRQFLGQIRIPTTILCSQDDPFIPPSVFEGIESATHVRFVNPKAGGHMGYIARKCTPFGNRRWMDYVCVEWVRAHTPKTER
- a CDS encoding replication-associated recombination protein A, whose product is MELFPELENENNRLPQAPLADRMRPADWQELFGHEHLVGESSPLRRLIEKDTGLSFILWGPPGCGKTTIARIVARVTQSQFFEISAVNAGVKDIRDIIETAQKLWKSQKRRTVLFIDEIHRFNKAQQDAVLPYVENGTIRMIGSTTENPSFEVIPALRSRCQVFRLGYLSADDVRGILERAMKDRDHGLGRYPVAFDDEALHLIVSHSNGDARRALNVLDSAVSYHLQKDPEAATPVDREMIESIIQRCAVLYDKDGTEHFDHASAFQKSLRGSDPDAAIYWLAKMIAGGEDPKFIARRLVVTAAEDVGNADPMALVVANAAADAVERIGLPEARIPLAQAVIYVARAPKDNSAITAIDSALSDIENKGLSYPVPDHLKDAHYRDDQKIRVWGELQVPPRLSGWQGRSTIPAH
- a CDS encoding carboxypeptidase regulatory-like domain-containing protein; protein product: MFRLKVSILVLAFSLALPAGSFAGDFDSTPHLKRAQEMSLLGKWPEAVEAFQKALEEQPDNNWIQANLGVALSRAERNMEALLAFEKALQMGYDNAEFRYLRGLTFAKVNLLADAAKEIELALEMDSQLKFADYDLGLIYEHMGAHDKALAQVTKLYRRNNTLARKLYFQLTPEYKIAAVDDGGSLKGKVRMRGSIPKPRVFHLINIPNIKYCSRISDGQGHRILHDFVVNDTGALSDTVIAILNVEKGKPFPRKMTNVTISRCQADQYVIGFKNGEDLLLENTDPIKHEMALYEVNGVYKYQVSNKNTMPHSSQVRSLFMKPGSPELILKCNLHPFIQTRGLMVANPYYAVTDAEGNFEIHDIPPGTYEVMAWHPFIPTQTGTITIEKGKTATLNFTFEGKEERRKLYQNDTKGYRFNTVFENEEGFYGGKREMDPVEVLQQFNNTDRYIDVGDSPTEE